The DNA region actCGACTCGTATTGACCTTTTCACTTGGCAAGTCTTTCAGAGTTTGATCTGAtaaacatttacatatgtgtGCATTACAGTGCCGGATTAGCAGGTGTTACGGGGCCCACGCCTATAGGGGCTCCGGCTATCAGAGCGCTGAAAAACGCTGATTGATCACTAAAAAGTTGAATCATTCAcataaaaatatggaaaaaagGTTTTAACTATGCAAGtgaatttttttctattttatatagGTTTTGATTAGGATTTTCGGATTGCTAAAGGCCTCGCGTTTGTTTAATCCGTCACTGAtctattatatttaaatttgaaaacaaaaaaatgttggcTGACAAATGCTTATTAAATCAATTGCTCTTAACCTTTTGCCTTTTAGAGGTGGGCGGGGCTTAGACGGGATGAAAAAAAGCTTTCAAAGTTTACGCCAATGTCAATATAATTGCAATGCTTAGTCTGATTTCTGaaatctatgtatataaaatctCTACATTTACACTCAACTAACAAATTTGGTTAgaagaaaggcaaaaacatACTTGATCAATTGGAAATCTGTGAGGAATCTCTTAGGAGGTACCCGCTCTACATAATCCAGAGGATAAACAGATAAATTGTAACCTGAGCAGCACTTCATTGAGTGTTCCCGCTGACAGATCGCCAAGAAGAAGGCAGAACAAATGATTTACCCTATTTCGATTGAAAACTTTGTCTTGTTAACTAGTTTCCCATGTATTATAATCTGTCTTGCGTTGCTTTCGATAAAGTTGCTCGACGATACGACTACACGGAGGCATGGAGGAGAAGCAGGAGGCAATTGAATTGAACCGGCGGCTTCGCTCGTTAGAGATTGTCCCACAATTGGGGCAAAGTGCAATCTCGTacataaaacgaaataaatgtttaaagtacaaatacaaaacaaaataaagagtTAGCCAGCAATGGAAATTAATTTATCGACAAATGTTTATTAGAGAACAACTAACCGGGCAGTACGATATCAGGAAGGTTGCCCCCCCTCCTGTCCCTGTTTCCATCGTTGTAACCAATAAAAAACGGCGTAATCTTATcgcatttaaacaaaatttctgCGTTGTAGGTGCAcaagttttgttgtttgatGTTCACAGTAGTTGGAAGGTAGCAATTGACCCATTACCCACAGGATACACAAAATCATGCGACATAGGACAACATTAACAACAGAAAAATCGTCATCATATGCCATATCCGTAGTAGATATCGAACAGGAAATAATGTCCAGTCCGCTGCAACATGGCCAAGACGATGAGAACTATGCAGTTTCTCTAGAGGATGTGCGTCTCTTTGCTCAATTGGATGATTTAAATGGCGACTGTGATGATTTGGAATTGTTAACACCTTGCAATAATTTCGATTTAATCGATCTAGTCAATGGGGTAAGCACAAatcagaaagagagagcgagagagagatataTCATCTAATACCCATCTCTTAGGCTTTGCAGCAAACGCCAACAAACATTGAGACACTGAAATCAACCGAAATCAAGGTGAAAAGCAAACgtacgtcatcatcatcaacaacaaaagcacAAACGCACATCTGTCCCATTTGTGGGCGTGGCTTTAGTGAGGCCTACAATTTGCGTATTCATAAAATGACCCATACAAATGAAAAGCCACATATATGCGATGCTTGTGGCAAGGGTTTTCGTCAATTGAACAAATTGCGTATACATTATGTTACGCATACGACCGATCGTCCGCATAAATGTGATATCTGTGACAAGGGTTTTCGCTATGCAAATTATCTGACAGTACATCGACGACTTCATACAGGAGAGAAGCCCTATCGATGTCAAAATGAAAACTGTCAAATGTTCTTTCATTCCATACACAAGCGACGTGTTCACATGAAAACGGAGCATTCATCTCAAAaccaggagcaggagcaggaacAGACAAAGGAACGCGACCAGGATCAGAAAACGATTGACTCCAATTTAAGCTATACCTGCCCCATATGCCAACGAGTCTTGTCGGATCAATGCTATCTGAATGTTCATTTAAAGCGTCATTACAATCAACGTGACTTCCAGTGTCCACAGCCAGAATGTAGCAAACGTTTCTTTAGCTCATCCGAATTGAAGCATCATCAGATTTCTCATACACAACTTCGACCCTTTGGCTGTACGAAGTGCCAGGCGCGATTTCTGCGAAAATCCAATTACAAGCAACATATGAAAATACATGAGCGGCGGCATTaagttacacacacacatacatagatttgtttttttgtttaaaatataagtgtttatttaaatatacgtatggtagatatatatatatatatgtaagtatttatatatatatatatatatatatatatatatatatgtagtgtttttttttgcgtttttgtctggtttcctttttgttgatttATCATAATAATCAGAGctttttttatggttttgactggtttgttttttgcttttcttaaAACTAAGTGTACAATTATCTTTTGaattctcttttgttttttctttttctttttgtattttgttttagctgcATTCTTGTTCTTGCTTCATAATAgatttaattaagttttgtGTTCAAAAATTgccataaaaactaaattatacaGCTTTCCATTCTACAATATAACagcacaaaaataaaataaaaagaaacaatgaatttatgaaacaaaaaaatgtttgttttgcactttttttttttgttttttgttacattcgttttgttgttgtttttggtttttaacaaaaaaaaaacgggaaataaacacacaaaataagaatgaaaaaaaataataataatcataatatttataatgatAAGAACATTGACTTACAAAAACAGTTTATAGCTAAGCcaaaattgtatataaaagaAGACTTAATATCTAGAGACCCAAAGCagaaaatgaagaagaagaaaaatagaaaaccGAATGCAATTTGCATGTTAGATAAAAATCGGCCCAAAACTACAAAtctttaatacaaaaaaatattctaaaagGATATATATTTAAGGCTTTACAAGCTttgcaacaaaaaacataaaaactttGATCCGAATCCAAAACGGTATCCAACACGGATTCCTGGTGGTGTAAAATGATATGACATTCAAAAATAGTGTTGGAAAACAACGAATTTTTGTGGGAATTTCTCTCATTGGCAtttgttttttacatttttttttttttgtttttgtttaaacataTACACTAAACAGCGAAGAATATGTATGTTTACTTAGAGAGAAGAGAAGACATAAGCTGTAGGGtatgctctctctctctctctatggcataacaaaagcaaaacaagaATTACAATTTATAACTTTTAGTTTGTTTATCTTTTCCTTTATAGTTAAAAAcatgaaaatttgaatatatatatatatatgtgtgtgtgtgtgtgtgtgttttaagtatttgtttttttttttgttttgtttaattgacATTTTGCAGTTATTAGGTTTATTAGTTAATGGATTCACTTGTCTGTCTCATTTTCTGACCAATTTTCTgtgtattaaaaaaataaatgcaattattcacgattgttttgtttccgctttgaataaaatttacaaatataacaaatgtttttgtttccaaTGTTTGCAAATTGTCTTGAAAACgttttggaaatatttttgagTAGATTTTGTTGCCCTTTTGGGTTATTATTTAAGATTAGAAATGATTTGGCTTTTTTTCTATTAGTCTTGGatatttttctctctattttgtgttttcatttaaacacacacacacacacacacacacacacacagacagacatacaAAGCGATATGGATTATCCatatgatttttgtttttcttgtcttgcatttttaaattttaatttacattttgtccttttccttttttttggtttcgttttaATTCATTAGACATATaattaatgcaaaaaaaaaaaaacactgacaatttttctttgtttttgttttcttttccttttcgtgTACGTTTAGAGAGTGAAGTGTGTTTAAGTTAGTTAATGCAAGCTTCGAGCTCATGATAAATCCCAGTTTTCTGTTACGgcttttttgtgtgttttgttccATGTcaaatcattttttgttttcgctttttgtttttttttttgttgtatattctttgctttgttttgttttgttttttttttttttttgtttgttcctTTTTATGCTCAAACATTAGAAAATGTTTCTGAAATCACggggtttgttttttgtatttttgttttgttggttttgtttcttttagaaagaattttgaatttcggtttcactgtttttttttttatgaatagAATAGATgaatagaaaaacaaacaaattaaaaataaaaaaaaatccataaaGTGTACTTGTTGTCACTTAAAGgctaaaaaatttgtatatatatataaagatatttctctctttatatataaaggtatagatatatatgtatatagatctGGGTTTTGggttgttttgtgtgtgtttttcttttttttttttttttttgttgtttgttttcttgtaGTTTTAAGAAAAATGTTGTCCGAgcgttcttttttttgtgggctTTTTCCCCACGCCCTTcccatttcatttcattctcCATTCCATTTACGACATGGAACTGCATGGCAGACGCGGTGAACCCATTTGGGTTAGGACTCGATCTAGCCACTGCAGCGGACCATTCAAATGCAATTCAATCCAGCATGGTGTCGAGGTGACTGTCTGGCGACGATATTCAGCTCCCCAGCCCTTGACAAAGGACATGCGTATGGTGCACATGCGTGTCAATTGGTAGACAGCTTCAAATCCCTGTGAGACCGATTGTGAGAGTAGGGCTGCAAATTCCtgattattgaaaattttcaaattgcaACCGGGTGGAATTTTACAAACGGTGGCCGGATGCCAGCCGTAACGTTGATTACAATTCGGGCTTTGGACAAATATCGATGAATCGCTGAGACATTCGGCAAACACTTCGCCACCAATGTAATAGAGCCGTACACCCTTGCCAATGTGACGGCGTGTCTGTTCGACAACCTCATTGCGATTCACATTCGATAGTAGACCCAAACAGAAGCGTTCCGAATTGGATGGATCTGTGAAGCCATCGACTGTGATCGACGGTTGTGAGGCATGGAAAGTTTCACCGACTCGTGTATTCAGCTCATAATAGGAAATGGAACACCAGAAGGCTGGCTCATGGTACATAACTGGAGCAGCATCGGCAGGCGGTGTTAGACGTGACATATTCATATTATCATTGGGATCAATGGGGTCACCATCTTCGCTCATATAGCCCGGTGGCGGAGTACCTGTATTTGGTAT from Drosophila willistoni isolate 14030-0811.24 chromosome XL unlocalized genomic scaffold, UCI_dwil_1.1 Seg141, whole genome shotgun sequence includes:
- the LOC6649108 gene encoding zinc finger protein 627, which translates into the protein MRHRTTLTTEKSSSYAISVVDIEQEIMSSPLQHGQDDENYAVSLEDVRLFAQLDDLNGDCDDLELLTPCNNFDLIDLVNGALQQTPTNIETLKSTEIKVKSKRTSSSSTTKAQTHICPICGRGFSEAYNLRIHKMTHTNEKPHICDACGKGFRQLNKLRIHYVTHTTDRPHKCDICDKGFRYANYLTVHRRLHTGEKPYRCQNENCQMFFHSIHKRRVHMKTEHSSQNQEQEQEQTKERDQDQKTIDSNLSYTCPICQRVLSDQCYLNVHLKRHYNQRDFQCPQPECSKRFFSSSELKHHQISHTQLRPFGCTKCQARFLRKSNYKQHMKIHERRH